A window of the Diabrotica undecimpunctata isolate CICGRU chromosome 1, icDiaUnde3, whole genome shotgun sequence genome harbors these coding sequences:
- the LOC140448560 gene encoding uncharacterized protein: protein MFFKWFTNADSVKQHEKHESLSTGQENCMKNIGFLSTKEEETHIETHKNNELGNIHQNFKNKVSFIRTKLSFPSLKAEDNKINQKCNRKNMAAAIVEDNLKQQENDQPVVEEEKPVETIQETIEDGNKKCNKKKESVLPEKKSAETVKEEKIEEEKIKEDKLEEETFKENKFEEENVVEEDKGEDPQDILRRQCRETEYCQRLVHIYEACNERVNSRPQTAETCVEELFDLLKAVDKCVTKDLFDKLK from the coding sequence atgttctttaaatGGTTTACTAACGCTGATTCAGTTAAACAACATGAAAAGCATGAAAGTTTATCTACTGGACAAGAAAATTGTATGAAGAATATCGGTTTTCTCTCAACCAAAGAGGAAGAGACACATATAGAAACACACAAGAACAATGAATTGGGAAACATAcaccaaaatttcaaaaataaggtaTCCTTTATAAGAACTAAGTTATCTTTCCCTTCGTTGAAAGCAGAAGATAACAAAATCAATCAAAAATGTAACCGTAAAAATATGGCAGCAGCAATAGTTGAAGACAATCTTAAACAACAAGAAAACGATCAGCCTGTAGTAGAGGAAGAAAAGCCAGTCGAAACGATTCAAGAAACTATTGAAGAtggtaataaaaaatgtaataaaaagaaAGAATCGGTTTTACCAGAAAAAAAGTCTGCTGAAacagttaaagaagaaaaaattgaagaagaaaaaattaaagaagataaacttgaagaagaaacatttaaagaaaacaaatttGAAGAAGAAAATGTTGTAGAAGAAGACAAAGGTGAAGATCCTCAAGACATTTTAAGAAGACAATGTCGCGAAACTGAGTATTGTCAACGTTTAGTTCATATATATGAAGCGTGTAATGAAAGGGTTAACTCAAGGCCTCAAACTGCAGAAACCTGTGTAGAAGAgttatttgatttattaaaagCTGTTGATAAATGTGTTACAAAAGACctttttgataaattaaaatag